A segment of the Chlorogloeopsis sp. ULAP01 genome:
GTTAATGCTCCAGAAAAGTTAGCGGGCATTACCGTTCCCAAACGCGCCAGTTACATCCGCGTGATTATGCTGGAGTTAAACCGCATCGCCAACCACTTGTTGTGGTTTGGCCCTTTCCTTGCGGACGTAGGCGCTCAAACTCCCTTTTTCTATCAGTTCCGCGAACGAGAAATGATTTACGATCTGTGGGAAGCAGCCACAGGTTATCGCATGGTTAACAATAACTACTTCCGGATTGGAGGAGTAGCAGTTGACTTGCCCTATGGTTGGGTTGACAAGTGCATGGACTTCTGCGACTACTTCTTGCCCAAGGTAGACGAGTACGAGCGCTTGGTTACCAATAACCCCATCTTCCGCCGTCGGGTAGAGGGTATTGGCACCATCACCCGCGATGAGGCAATTAACTGGGGACTTTCTGGGCCGATGCTACGTGCTTCTGGCGTGAAGTGGGATTTGCGCAAAGTAGACCATTATGAATGTTACGATGACTTCGACTGGGAAGTCCAGTGGGAAACTGCTGGTGATTGTTTAGCCCGTTATATGGTGCGGATGCGGGAAATGCGCGAATCTGTGAAGATTCTCAAGCAAGCTCTAAAAGCGCTTCCGGGAGGCCCATACGAAAATTTGGAAGCCAAGCGGATGCAAGCTGGGCCTAAATCTGAGTGGGATGCGTTTGATTATCAGTATATTGCCAAGAAAGTTGCTCCTACCTTTAAAATTCCCAAAGGTGAAATCTACTCCCGTGTAGAAAGCGGCAAAGGAGAATTGGGAATTTATTTGGTTGGGGATGATAACGTTTTCCCTTGGCGTTGGAAGGTTCGCCCGGCAGATTTCAATAACCTACAAATTCTTCCTCATCTGCTGCGGGGTGTGAAGGTAGCAGATATTGTAGTGATTTTGGGTAGTATTGATGTGATTATGGGGTCGGTAGACCGCTAAGTATTAGTAGGGTAGGCAATGCCTACTCTACAGCAATTTATTTTTTCCACATCCCAATTCCCATAACTTAGTAATCAAAAAGCTGCTTTGATAAGGAACAGGGAATCAAGAACTACTGTTACCTGTTCCCTGTTCCCTGTTCCCTATTTACACTTCTGCCACTAATTGTTCTTGTTCTTTTTCTACAAATACCTGAACACGGGTACGGTACTGTCTCAAAGTTTCATCCACCCAATCGCGATCATGACTGTTGGCGTACAAATGTACGAGTGGTTCGCTAGCATCTGGTAAAACTAGCACCCAACTGTCATCGTGAGGTTGACAAATTTTTACCCCATCTATTAATTCTAGGTTTTGGGCTGGGTGAGTTTCCACTAAGTAGCGCATCAGCGCTCCTTTGGCTGTCCAAGGGCAACGAATTGTGTGAGATCTGTGAATCACACGCGGTAATTCCGCTCGCACAGAAGCAAGCGATCGCTCCTGAATTGTCAGCATTTCTATAATCTTGGCGATACAGAACATTGAGTCAAACCCTGGATGCAGTTGCGGGAAAATGAAACCCGTGTCTGCACTACCTCCCAAAACTACATTTGTAGTTTTGTAACTTGCTTCCATCAGTGCTGTGGGATTTGCCTTGGTGCGAATCACTCTGCCATCGTGGCGACGGGCAATTTGTTCTACAGCGCTGGATGCATGCACTGGTACAACGACTGTCCCTCTAGGATTAGAAGTTAAGATCATGTCTACCATGAGTGCTGTTAACATTTCGCCACGAATCGGTATGCCAGATTCATCGACTAAAATCAGTTGTTCACCATTCGCCGATACTTGAACACCAAAGTTAGCTTTCAATGCCTCCACTACCTGCCCTAACTGTGCCAGTAGGGCTTCGCGATCGGTAGTAGACACTGCTGTTTTATTGAGACTAGCATTAAGTACTACCGCATCTGCCCCATATTTATCTAACATTTGCGGTAGCACCGCACCAGACACGGCATAAACGTAGTCAATTACCACTTTGGCACGACTGTTACGCAGTGTATCAATGTGTAAGAGCTTTTCAAAAGCTGTGCAATAAATGTCAACTACTTGGCTGGGATAGGCAACATCACCAATTTCATGAATGAGCGATCGCCGCATATCTTCTTTGAAGTAAGCTCCTTCAATTTTCTTTTCTTGGGCTTTGGAAATATTAATACCCTTGGCATCCAAAAATTCGATCAAAATGTAATCTGGGCGATCGGGATGCACCCGCACGTGGATACCGCCAGCTACTCCCATCGTTGGTATAACTGTCCGCGCGATCGGGATAGCTGTAGCATCCAGGTTCTGAATATTAATACCCACCGACATCAAACCAGCAATTAGCGATCGGGTAACCATCCGAGAGATATTTCTTTGATCGCGCGAAACTGTGACTTTAGAACCAGGTTTCAAAGTCGAACCATAGGCAGCACCCAACTTCACCGCAAATTCTGGGGTAATATCAATATTCGCTAATCCTTGTACACCCCGTTGTCCAAACAAGTTACGTTGAGCAGTGTTACCCCAAATTAAATTAATATTTAAAATTGCCCCAGACTCTATCTTTTTACTTGGCCAGACTCGTACACTCGGACTAATTTGGGCCTCTTCTCCTACGGTTGATAATGAACCGACTACAGCAGCTTCCAATACATGAGCACGACGATCTACACGAGTACCACGAGAAATCACACAAGCCGACAAATGTGCCTCATCGCCTATAATTGCTCCATTCCAAACAATTGGGCGTTTGAGATTAGCATCAGCGCCGATGGTGACATTATCTCCAATTACGGTTCCTGCTTCAATATTAACTCTGGCACCGATGCGACAATTGTCACCAATAATGGCAGGAGTTTCAACTATAGCAGAGGGGTCTATATAAGTATTTTGACCAACCCATAAGCCTGGAGAA
Coding sequences within it:
- a CDS encoding NAD(P)H-quinone oxidoreductase subunit H yields the protein MARIETRTEPMVLNMGPHHPSMHGVLRLIVTLDGEDVVDCEPVIGYLHRGMEKIAENRTNLQYVPYVSRWDYAAGMFNEAVTVNAPEKLAGITVPKRASYIRVIMLELNRIANHLLWFGPFLADVGAQTPFFYQFREREMIYDLWEAATGYRMVNNNYFRIGGVAVDLPYGWVDKCMDFCDYFLPKVDEYERLVTNNPIFRRRVEGIGTITRDEAINWGLSGPMLRASGVKWDLRKVDHYECYDDFDWEVQWETAGDCLARYMVRMREMRESVKILKQALKALPGGPYENLEAKRMQAGPKSEWDAFDYQYIAKKVAPTFKIPKGEIYSRVESGKGELGIYLVGDDNVFPWRWKVRPADFNNLQILPHLLRGVKVADIVVILGSIDVIMGSVDR
- a CDS encoding mannose-1-phosphate guanyltransferase, with protein sequence MRAVLMAGGSGTRLRPLTCDLPKPMVPILNRPIAEHIINLLKRHEITEIIATLHYLPDALRDYFQDGNDFGVQITYAVEEDQPLGTAGCVKNIAELLDETFLVISGDSITDFDLSAAIEFHKQKKSKATLILTRVPNPIEFGVVITDEEDRIRRFLEKPSTSEIFSDTVNTGAYILEPEVLEYLPANQESDFSKDLFPLLLEKGEPMYGYIAKGYWCDVGHLDAYRDAQYDALDRKVKLDFPYQEISPGLWVGQNTYIDPSAIVETPAIIGDNCRIGARVNIEAGTVIGDNVTIGADANLKRPIVWNGAIIGDEAHLSACVISRGTRVDRRAHVLEAAVVGSLSTVGEEAQISPSVRVWPSKKIESGAILNINLIWGNTAQRNLFGQRGVQGLANIDITPEFAVKLGAAYGSTLKPGSKVTVSRDQRNISRMVTRSLIAGLMSVGINIQNLDATAIPIARTVIPTMGVAGGIHVRVHPDRPDYILIEFLDAKGINISKAQEKKIEGAYFKEDMRRSLIHEIGDVAYPSQVVDIYCTAFEKLLHIDTLRNSRAKVVIDYVYAVSGAVLPQMLDKYGADAVVLNASLNKTAVSTTDREALLAQLGQVVEALKANFGVQVSANGEQLILVDESGIPIRGEMLTALMVDMILTSNPRGTVVVPVHASSAVEQIARRHDGRVIRTKANPTALMEASYKTTNVVLGGSADTGFIFPQLHPGFDSMFCIAKIIEMLTIQERSLASVRAELPRVIHRSHTIRCPWTAKGALMRYLVETHPAQNLELIDGVKICQPHDDSWVLVLPDASEPLVHLYANSHDRDWVDETLRQYRTRVQVFVEKEQEQLVAEV